TCGAAGGTGTGCGCGAAACTCACGCCCTCCAGCGGGGACTGGGTGACGCCGCGGATGGTCCTGGCCGGGCTGAGGTCGAGCGCGTCGAGCACCGTCGGCATCAGGTCGATCAGGTGGGCGTACTGGCGCCGGATCCCGCCGCGTGCCGTGATCCGCTCGGGCCAGGAGACGATGAACGGATCGGTGGTCCCACCGCGGTAGGTCTCGCTCTTCCACCGGCGGAAGGGGGTGTCGCCGGCCCAGGTCCAGCCCCAGGCGTAGTGGTTGTAGGCGTGCGGGCCGCCCAGATCGTCGATCTTCGCCAGGTTCTCCTCCAGGCTGGCGGGCACCTGGTTGAAGAAGTACATCTCGTTGACCGACCCGGTCGGTCCGCCCTCCGAGGAGGCGCCGTTGTCCGAGACGATCATGATCAGGGTGTTGTCGAGCTCGCCGATCCGCTCCAGCGTGTCCAGCAGGCGGCCGAAGTGGTGGTCGGTGTAGGAGAGGAACGCCGCGTAGACCTCCATCATGCGTGCGTACAGGCGGTGTTCGTCGTCGGACAGGCCGTCCCAGGGCGGGACGTCCGGGTCGTGCGCCGGCAGTTGGGCCGTCTCGGGCAGCAGGCCCATCTCCTTCTGCCGGGCGAAGACCGTCTGGCGGTAGGCGTCCCAGCCGGCGTCGAACCGGCCGCGGTAGCGCTCGATCCAGTCCTTGGGCGCGTGGTGCGGGGCATGGCCGCACCCGGTCGAGTAGTACAGGAAGAACGGCTTCTCGGGCGCGTTGACGTGGGCGTCCAGGACGAGCCGGATGGCCTGGTCGGCGAGGTCCGCGGACAGGTGGTAGCCGTCCTCCGGCAGCGCGGGCTGCTGGATCGAGGCGTTGTCCTGGACCAGGTCCGGGTACCACTGGTTGGTCTCACCGCCCAGGAACCCGTAGTAGCGCTCGAAGCCACGGCCGAGCGGCCAGCGGTGGAACGGTCCGGCGGCGGTGTTCTCCTCCGAGGGGGACAGGTGCCACTTCCCCACGGCGAAGGTGTTGTAGCCGTGCTCGAGGAGGGTCTCGGGCAGCATGCCGTTCTCGAACGGCATCCGGCCGTCGTAGCCGGGGTAGCCGATCGCGGCCTCCATGACGCAGGCCACGCCGCTGGAGTGGTGGTTGCGGCCGGTGAGAATGCAGGCCCGGCTGGGTGAGCACAGGGAGGTGGTGTGCATGTTGGCGTACCGCAGGCCGTTGCCGGCCACCCGGTCGATGTTCGGGGTGTCCACGAGGCCCCCGAAGCAGCCGAGTTGGCCGTAGCCGACATCGTCCAGGACGAAGAGCAGGACGTTGGGCGCGCCCTCGCGGGCCCTGGTCGGCGCCGGCCAGGCCGGCGAGGACTCCGCCGCGGTCCGGCCGATCCTGCCGGGGAACGCACTACCGGGCTCGTATTCCACGATCGCCATCTGAAACCACTCCTCACGGTGTCAACCGAGGTGCCGTTCAACCGAAGTGCCGGATGATCCACAGCGCGCCGCGTTCGGCTGCCGCGCACCGCCGCCTGAGCCGTGGCGGAGCCGGCTCGCCCAGGGAGGCGTCGGCCGGCAGGGGATGGAAGGCCGCTCGGCCTGGCCGTGGAGACGCACCCTCCCGTCGCCGGGGGTGACGCGCCGGCAGGTGAAGGGGCAGCCGGTCCATTTCGCCTCCAGCGTCAGAGCGTCAGCCTTCCCCCTCCACGATGTGGTCCCGGCGGAGCGGTCAGGCCACCCCCGGCGGGTGAATCGACCGGGCCGACGGGAGTCTCACCTCACCTGTGCGGGGTAACGCGCGTGGTGGTCGGGGATCGGATCGTGGAGCGTGAGGACGGGCGTCTCCGGAGCGGGAGCCGTGACCCGTACCGGTGGACCCGGACAGGCCAAGGAGGGCGGATGAACGCGTTCGCGGCTGCGCTGTGGGGAGCGTTCGCGGCCTTCTCGCTGGTCATCGGAGCCTGGCTGGCCGTCCACCTCAGACCGTCGAGGGCGACCACCGGCGAGGTGCTCGGCTTCGGCGCCGGAGCGCTGGTGGCCGCCCTCGCGTACGAGCTCGTGCCCAAGGGAGCCATGCACAACGTGGGGCACTTCCTCGCGCTCTTCGCCGGCGCGGTGGTGTTCTACGTCGTCGACCGCATGGTCGCCCGGCAGGACGCGGCGCCCCGGCGGGCTTCCGGCGGCGAGGCCGCGGGCAGGTCGATCGTCGTGGGCGCGCTGCTCGACGGCATCCCGGAGTCGATGGTGCTCGGCATGGGGCTGGCGGCGGGCGGCTCCATCAGCGTGGCCTTCCTGGCCGCGGTCTTCGTCTCCAACCTGCCGGAGGCCCTCGGAGCCACCGCCGCCATGCAGGAGACGGGTCAGGCACCGCGTGATGCCTACAGGCTCTGGTGGAGCATCGTCGGCGTCGCGGCGGCGGCCGCGGCCCTGGGCTACGGCCTGATCCGGCTCGTCCCGCACGCGGAGGGCCAGTACGTGGAGTCGTTCGCCGCGGGTGCCGTGCTGACCATGCTCGCGGACTCGATGATGCCCGAGTCGTTCGAACAGGGCGGCAGGCTCACGGGCCTGTTGACCGTTCTGGGCTTCGCCGCCGCCGGTGCGCTGTCACTGCTCGACTGAGGTGGGGCGATTCAGCCGCGTCGATCCGGTCGGCGCCTACTCGGCCTGCCGTGCCGGGCCCGGGTGCGTGATCTCCCTGAGGATCTCCCTGACACCTGCCACCGCGTGGTAGACCGCGGTTCCGGCAAGGAACAGGCCGGCGAACAGCCACCAACCCGCCAGCCCGATCTCCGGGCGCCGGGCCGGGGCGGTCGGCGGCGCCTCGGGAGTTCCGGCCGGTGTCGTGCGCAGCATGTCCCGCAGGATCTGCACCACGCCCGCGACGGCGTGGGCGACCGTGGCGGTCGTCATGGCGACGATTCCGAGGGCGAACCACTCCGTCCGTCCGATCTGTTCCATCGCTCGCTCTCCCGTTCGCCGTGGGGTCCGTTCACCCGACGGGCCCCGACGTGTCGTCTCATGGCAAAGATCGCCGACGGACCCGGAGCGTGCATCACCCCGGGCGGGTTATCCGCGGGCTCGGCGGACCGCTTCGGAGACGATCACCCGCTTCGGGTGGTCCGCAGCGCCGTCCCGGAGATCACGCTGGTGCTCGAAGCCGGCACGAGGCCGCCTCGCGCACCCCGCAGCCCATGCGGTGGGGCGCCGTCGATTGGAGGTACGCGGTGGACTACCCGCTGCTCAACATCTTCTTCACGACCATGTGGATCTTCATGTGGATCCTCTGGTTCTTCCTGTTGTTCCGCGTCGTCGTCGACCTCTTCCGGGACGACGGGCTCAGCGGTTGGGCCAAGGCCGGCTGGGCCGTCTTCGTCATCGTGCTCCCGTTCCTCGGCGTGCTCGTCTACCTGATCGCCCGGGGCCAGGGCATGGGAGATCGCGAGCGCGCGCACGCGCAGCAGTCCGAGCAGGCATTCCGCGCGTACATCCAGGAGGCAGCCGCAACGCCGTCCGGGGCGGGCACCCACGCGGACGATCTGGCGAAGCTCGCCAGCCTCAGGAACGCGGGGGACATCACCGAGGAGGAGTACCAGCGAGCGAAGGAGAAGGTGCTCGCCTGACCGCCGGGCCGCCCAGTCCGCCGGCCGCTCAGTCCGCCGTCCGAACGGCGGACTGAGCCGCGTTCTCGGCCGACGGTGTCCCGAGCAGACGCGCCAGGTGGCCCTCACTCGCGACGACGTAACCGGTCGCGATGCACACGGTGATGGTCACGCAGATCATGATGAGCCAGGACAGCAGCGTGAACACCAGGCCGAACGGGCCGAACTGGGTGATGCTCCGGTCGAAGGCGTGCGGCATGTAGATCTTCGACGCCCAGAAGAAGACCAGCAGCCCCGCTCCCGTGATCACCGCTCCCGGCAGCAGGGGGAGCCAGCGAATCCGGCCACCGAGAAGCACGTGCTGGGTCCACCACCACAGCAGGGTGCCGGAGACGAGCGACAGGGCGGTCCCCAGGCCCGAACCGGCGCCGAACGCCGCGTGGATCCGGCCCTGGAACAGCAGGGCGGCCAACCAGACCAGCAGCCAGGCGAGCCAACGCCAGGCCGCCACCCGCGCACCCGTGTGCGACATGTGCCACGACCGCTCGCACAGCCGCTGGAGCACGCGACTGCAGGCCGTGGCGGAGAGCAGAGTCACGACGATCCCGATGCCACCGGTCGCGTCACGAACGGTCTCGCTGGTCGCGTTGAAGATCTGCTGGAACTCGTCCAGCGAGGTGGGACGCAGGCCGAGAGCTCCCCGCAGGGATTCCACCAGGTTGTTGCGCGCCGAGTCCGGCGCGAACGCGGCGAGGATGAAGACCGTCGGTACCGCGGTCAGGAAGATCTGCGCCGCCATCCGGGTCGCGGTGTCCAGGACGTTCACGTGGACCAGTTGGGTGAGGAGCCGGCCGACGAACGGCACGTCGCGGATGGTCGCCGTGGTCGTCTCGAGCCGTTGCCGGACGCGTTGGACGGATCCGCCACGCCACCTCATGCGCGCTGCCCACAAGGGGCGCCCGGAGGAGCGGGCGGTTCCGGCGTCCGTGGCATGTGCCGCATCCTCACGATCGTCCCGTCCCGTAGCTGCTACCGAGTCCAGAGTGGGCGCTGGGAACCGGCCGGGCACGCCGGGTCCGCCTCCGTTCGACCGTTCCCGTGACCTCGACGTCGCCCGCTCCGGCCCTTCCGCGCTCACCCGGCACGGGTGATCCCGGATCGCCGCCGTCGCCGCCACACTCGCAGAGGCACGGCCTCTGTGCGGATCGGCGCCGGGTGTGGCGCCGACAACCCGTCGACGAGACGCCGTGCCGATGGTCATCCTGATCGGAGCTGGATCATGACCGAACTCGGACCGGTGGACCTGGTCGTCCTCTCCTTCCCCAGCGGTCAGCCGCCGGACTCCTTCCTCCGCGCGCTGGAGGACGTCGAGAAGCGCGAGGCCGTCCGTGTGCTGGACGCCCTGGTCGTGGCGAAGGACGCCGACGGCAAGCTGAGCCGCCTCGAGCTGTCCGACTTCGAGGACCTGGCTGACGCGGCGGCCCGGGTCGCGGCCCGGCGCACCATGAGCCTGGCCGGGGTCGAGGACATCGACGAGATCGCCGTGGTGATGGAGCCCGACACCACGGTGCTCGCCCTGCTCGTGGAGAACGTCTGGGCCCGCGAGACGGCGGCCGAGGTGCGTCGGCACGACGGCCGACTGCTGGCGACCGTGCGGATCCCGTACGACCGGATCGTCGAGGTCGAAACGGTCCTCGGACAGCAGCCTGCTGGACCGACCGACGCGGCTCGGTGAGCTGCGCGCACAAGGGCTGCTGAAGGACGCCGGGTTCGCCGCTGGCATGGCCCGGCTGCTGGACGGCTGACCCTGCCGTGCCCGTGCGTCGCACACTGCCCGAGGCGTTGGCTCACTCGGGCAGTTGGCGCATCTCCAGGACGTGGAGCCCGAGGGACTGGAACCGCGCCAGCAGGCCGTACAGATGGGCTTCGTCGGTCACCGGGCCGTACAGGACGGTCTGGTGCCGCATGAAGACGCTCTCCAGTTCGGGGAACGCCTCGTTGAGGGTCACCTTCGACATGGTCCCGTCGACCCGGATCTCGTACCGCATGAGCGTGCTTCTCCCGCATCCCGAGGACGGCCGGCCTCCGCACCCACCATGCTGCCCGGGGGCCTCCCGGGCGGCATCACCCGGACGAGGTGAGCGTGGCGGCGGTCCGGCGTCCGTCGGAGCGGGTTCGTCAGAGCAGGTGGAGTTCCTTCGCGCGCCGCACCGCCTCTCCGCGTCGGGTGGCGGAGAGCTTGCGGTTGATGCTCTTCAGGTGGGTCTTGACGGTGTTCACCGACAGGTGGAGGTCGGCGGCGATCTCCTCCGTCGACATCATCTGCGCCGCCCGGTCGAGGACCTCGCGCTCCCGCTCGCTGAGCGGTTCGACCAGCAGGACGGCGCCGTCGCGGACCGTGTCGGGGCGCGGAAGTCCGGCGAGCAGGCCCGCGGGGAGCCAGTCGTGTGCGCGGGCGAGCACCGGTCGGTTGCGGAGCAGTCGGCGCAGCCACGGCCCCGCGTCGCAGAACGGACGCCGGAGGTGCTCGGGCCGGGCCGTGGCGAGTGCGCGACCGAGCAGGCGCGCGGCCGAGGCGTCGTCGCCGAGGAGCACAGCCGCCTGCGACCGTGCCAGCAGCACGGGCACCGCCGTGCCCGGACCGCTGCCGCTCTCACCATGGACCGAGTCGAGGACCTCCAGGGCCCGCTCGCCGTCACCGGAGGCGAGGTGCACGCGGGCCAGGCCGACGGCGCGTTCCGGTCCGCTCGACACCCGGTCCTCCAGCGCCTCCACGGCGGCTTCCGGGTCCCCCGCGGCCAGATGTGCCGCGGACGCGGCCAGGGCCACCCGGTCTGCCACCCACGGCGAGGGTGCGGAGGCGGATGTGAGGCCGCCCGCGTCGGCGAGGGCGGTGAGCGCGGCCTCCGGGTCCCGGGCCGCCAGGAACAGCCGGGATCGCACGATTACCAGTCCGTTGGCCACGATCGGGTCATGACGGGCGGCCGACGACTCGGCAGCGCACTGCAGAGCGGTTCGCGCGGCGGGCAGATCGTCGCGGTCGACGGCGACCTCGGCCAGGACGAGCTGGCCCACGCCCGTACAGGACGACGGGGGGAGTCCGCAGCGCTCGGCTTCCGCGAGTGCCCGGTGGGCATGCGCCTCGGCCCTGCCGATCCATCCGCGCAGCAGCTCGATCAGGGCGAGCCGGCTGAGGGACTCGTGCCGCGGGAAGGCCGTGGCGGGGCTGTCGGGAGCTTCGGCCGCCGCTGTGAGCGCCGTCCTGGCGGTCTCGAAGCGGCCCTCCCACAGCAGTGCCGAGCCGAGGTCGGTCTGGAGCAGAGCGGTCAGTTCCGGGTGATCCCCCAGCAGCCTCTCCGGGATCGTCCGCGCAAGGTCCTCCGCCGCCTGGGCGGCGGTTTGCGCCATGTCCGCGGAGCCGATCAGTCTGCCCGCGATGACCCGGAGGAACGCGCAGCTCAGCCGGGCCGCGGACGCGTCCGCCGGGCCGTCGTCCAGGAGGCCTTCCTCGGCCCGCTGTAGGTGGTTCAGGCCGTTGTCGGTGTCGTTCCTCGCGAGGTCGCGTGCCGCGCGGACGATATCCGCGGCAGGGCCCGCGGCCTCCGGACCCATCCCGGAGAAGAGCTCGGCGAAGTGGTTCGAATCGAGGCCGGTGAACAGCCGCCCGATCGCCAGGTCGTCGACGAACCGGGTCGTCGCGAACGCCCAGTCGTCCCCCTCGACGGCGTGCGGGAGCGCGTCGGCGAGCCGGCCGGCCTCGCCGAGCCACCGGGCCGCACGGCGGTGCAGCTCGGGTTCGAGGCCGGGGTGACGGGCGCGGAGCTGGACCCGGAGGATCTCGGCGAAGAGCGGATGGTGCCGGTACCAGGAGTGGCCGATGGGCTCGACGAACGCGTTCGCGTGCTGGAGCCGGGCGAGGATGCCGTCGGCGTCCTGCCGCCCGGTGAGTGCGTCGGCGAGATCGGGATGGGTCTGCTCCAGGATGCTCGTCCGCAGCAGGAGGTCCTGCGTCTCGGCGGGCTGGACGTCGAGCACCTCGGCGAGCAGGAAGTCGGCCACCGTGCTCCGGCTCGCCTCGAACTCCGCGAGGAAACCCTCCGGGTCGGCGGCGCCCTGGGTCGCGAGGGCGGTCAGCCGGAGTCCGGCCGCCCACCCCCGGGTGCGCTCGGTCAGCGCGCGAGCATCGTCGGCGGGTAGGGACAGGCCGTGCCGGGAGAGCAGGGCGGCGGTCTCCGGCGGGGTGAAGGCCAGGTCCCCGTTGCGGATGTCCGTGATCTCCCCGGCGGCCCGGTAGCGGTGGAGCGGCAGCAGCGGCTCGGATCGGCTGATCAGGACGAGGCGCAGACCCGGGGCCGAGTGGCGGAGCACGAAGTGGAGCTGGGACGCGATCTCGGTCGAGGCCACCCGCTCGAACTCGTCGAGCACGAGCAGTACCGGCTCGTCCCGGTTGCTCAGGTGCGCCGCGAGCCGGGCGAGCAGCGAAGGGTCCACCTCGTCGGCACGCGCCGGTGTGCCGACGCCGTCGGGCAGGGATCCGGCGGAGCGGCGCAGGGCTGCCAGGACGTAGGCCCAGAACGTGCCGGGCATGTCGTCCCCGCGTTCGAGGGTCAGCCAGACGACGGGCCCCGGCATGGCGGCCGAACCGGTCCAGTCCGCGACGAGCAGCGTCTTCCCGGCCCCGGCCGGGCCGTTCACCAGGATCAGCGGGCACCCTTCGCCGTCCGAGAGCAGCTTCACGAGCCGCGGCCTGCGGACGAAGGTCGTGGGCACCGAGGGCACCGCGAACCGGGCCGCGAGCACCGGATCGCCGGTCGGCGTCACCCCCTGTGGGGGTTGACCGGGGCTCTGCTGCCCGTTGGGGGAAGGTGCTAATCGTGCGGCTGACCTACTGGGCATGACGCTCACCGTCGACGGGACCACGATGCACACCGGACACATGAGTCAGGTTCCTCTCGATCATCACCCGGCCGGACCGGCGCCGCAACGGACCGCGCGCCGGTCCGGAGGTTTCCGGCGGGCCGGCCTCTACGCTCACCCCCAGCAGGTGATCGCGGCCCGCGAGCACCTTCTTCGAGGACCAGGAGGCCGCGCCATGTCCCGTGTGAGAGTCCACAACCTCTCCGTCTCCCTCGACGGCTTCGCCACCGGCGAAGGACAGAGTCTCGACGCCCCGTTCGGCCACGCCGGCCTTCGCCTGCCCGCGTGGTTCTTCGCGACCCGCTCCTTCCGGCAGATGCAGGGCGAAGCCGGCGGCAGCACCGGTGTCGACGACGCCGTCGCCGGCGCCTGGGGCACCGACATCGGGGCGGAGATCATGGGCCGCAACAAGTTCGGCCCCCAGCGCGGGCCCTGGGAGGACCACGAGTGGAACGGCTGGTGGGGCCCCAACCCGCCCTTCCACACCCCGGTGTTCGTCCTCACCCACCACCCGCGCCCGTCCGTGGAGATGGAGGGCGGCACCACGTTCCACTTCATCGACGCCACGCCGCAGGAGGCGCTCCGCCAGGCGTCCGAGGCCGCCGCCGGCCTGGACGTGCGCATCGGGGGCGGGCCCACCACCGTGCGCCAGTTCCTCGCCGAGGACCTCGTCGACCACCTGCACGTCGTGGTCGTCCCGATCGTCCTGGGCCGCGGCGAGCGCCTGTGGGGCGGGCTCGAAGGACTCGAAGGGCGCTTCGACGTCGAGTCCGTGACCACCCCCAGCGGC
The nucleotide sequence above comes from Streptomyces kaniharaensis. Encoded proteins:
- a CDS encoding SHOCT domain-containing protein, coding for MRWGAVDWRYAVDYPLLNIFFTTMWIFMWILWFFLLFRVVVDLFRDDGLSGWAKAGWAVFVIVLPFLGVLVYLIARGQGMGDRERAHAQQSEQAFRAYIQEAAATPSGAGTHADDLAKLASLRNAGDITEEEYQRAKEKVLA
- a CDS encoding arylsulfatase, giving the protein MAIVEYEPGSAFPGRIGRTAAESSPAWPAPTRAREGAPNVLLFVLDDVGYGQLGCFGGLVDTPNIDRVAGNGLRYANMHTTSLCSPSRACILTGRNHHSSGVACVMEAAIGYPGYDGRMPFENGMLPETLLEHGYNTFAVGKWHLSPSEENTAAGPFHRWPLGRGFERYYGFLGGETNQWYPDLVQDNASIQQPALPEDGYHLSADLADQAIRLVLDAHVNAPEKPFFLYYSTGCGHAPHHAPKDWIERYRGRFDAGWDAYRQTVFARQKEMGLLPETAQLPAHDPDVPPWDGLSDDEHRLYARMMEVYAAFLSYTDHHFGRLLDTLERIGELDNTLIMIVSDNGASSEGGPTGSVNEMYFFNQVPASLEENLAKIDDLGGPHAYNHYAWGWTWAGDTPFRRWKSETYRGGTTDPFIVSWPERITARGGIRRQYAHLIDLMPTVLDALDLSPARTIRGVTQSPLEGVSFAHTFEDADAPTRHTTQYFEMFAHRAIDHDGWRAVCPWPGPSFTEAAKKGRRFGSPTTPEILDELETTAWELYHIAMDPTESVNVAAEHPAKLRELITLWWAEAGKYQVLPLDGSLTERIRAERPKISRPRTRYTYYPELSVIPFANAPSPYNRPYSIEADVDIPPEGAEGVLFAQGGSAGGQVLYVKDGQLHYVHNYVGRDLMQVDSTDGVSPGRHKLRFEFEPTGAPDIGQGKGTPGRAQLYVDEVLVGNAELPHTTPIVFGIEGASIGYDFGEPVLDDYAPPFEFTGTIHEVTVDLSGDLIQDDEAMVQRLMAQQ
- a CDS encoding LuxR C-terminal-related transcriptional regulator codes for the protein MTPTGDPVLAARFAVPSVPTTFVRRPRLVKLLSDGEGCPLILVNGPAGAGKTLLVADWTGSAAMPGPVVWLTLERGDDMPGTFWAYVLAALRRSAGSLPDGVGTPARADEVDPSLLARLAAHLSNRDEPVLLVLDEFERVASTEIASQLHFVLRHSAPGLRLVLISRSEPLLPLHRYRAAGEITDIRNGDLAFTPPETAALLSRHGLSLPADDARALTERTRGWAAGLRLTALATQGAADPEGFLAEFEASRSTVADFLLAEVLDVQPAETQDLLLRTSILEQTHPDLADALTGRQDADGILARLQHANAFVEPIGHSWYRHHPLFAEILRVQLRARHPGLEPELHRRAARWLGEAGRLADALPHAVEGDDWAFATTRFVDDLAIGRLFTGLDSNHFAELFSGMGPEAAGPAADIVRAARDLARNDTDNGLNHLQRAEEGLLDDGPADASAARLSCAFLRVIAGRLIGSADMAQTAAQAAEDLARTIPERLLGDHPELTALLQTDLGSALLWEGRFETARTALTAAAEAPDSPATAFPRHESLSRLALIELLRGWIGRAEAHAHRALAEAERCGLPPSSCTGVGQLVLAEVAVDRDDLPAARTALQCAAESSAARHDPIVANGLVIVRSRLFLAARDPEAALTALADAGGLTSASAPSPWVADRVALAASAAHLAAGDPEAAVEALEDRVSSGPERAVGLARVHLASGDGERALEVLDSVHGESGSGPGTAVPVLLARSQAAVLLGDDASAARLLGRALATARPEHLRRPFCDAGPWLRRLLRNRPVLARAHDWLPAGLLAGLPRPDTVRDGAVLLVEPLSEREREVLDRAAQMMSTEEIAADLHLSVNTVKTHLKSINRKLSATRRGEAVRRAKELHLL
- a CDS encoding YhjD/YihY/BrkB family envelope integrity protein, translated to MPFVGRLLTQLVHVNVLDTATRMAAQIFLTAVPTVFILAAFAPDSARNNLVESLRGALGLRPTSLDEFQQIFNATSETVRDATGGIGIVVTLLSATACSRVLQRLCERSWHMSHTGARVAAWRWLAWLLVWLAALLFQGRIHAAFGAGSGLGTALSLVSGTLLWWWTQHVLLGGRIRWLPLLPGAVITGAGLLVFFWASKIYMPHAFDRSITQFGPFGLVFTLLSWLIMICVTITVCIATGYVVASEGHLARLLGTPSAENAAQSAVRTAD
- a CDS encoding ZIP family metal transporter, which encodes MNAFAAALWGAFAAFSLVIGAWLAVHLRPSRATTGEVLGFGAGALVAALAYELVPKGAMHNVGHFLALFAGAVVFYVVDRMVARQDAAPRRASGGEAAGRSIVVGALLDGIPESMVLGMGLAAGGSISVAFLAAVFVSNLPEALGATAAMQETGQAPRDAYRLWWSIVGVAAAAAALGYGLIRLVPHAEGQYVESFAAGAVLTMLADSMMPESFEQGGRLTGLLTVLGFAAAGALSLLD
- a CDS encoding dihydrofolate reductase family protein, which produces MSRVRVHNLSVSLDGFATGEGQSLDAPFGHAGLRLPAWFFATRSFRQMQGEAGGSTGVDDAVAGAWGTDIGAEIMGRNKFGPQRGPWEDHEWNGWWGPNPPFHTPVFVLTHHPRPSVEMEGGTTFHFIDATPQEALRQASEAAAGLDVRIGGGPTTVRQFLAEDLVDHLHVVVVPIVLGRGERLWGGLEGLEGRFDVESVTTPSGVTHVTFTRP
- a CDS encoding DUF6325 family protein; this translates as MTELGPVDLVVLSFPSGQPPDSFLRALEDVEKREAVRVLDALVVAKDADGKLSRLELSDFEDLADAAARVAARRTMSLAGVEDIDEIAVVMEPDTTVLALLVENVWARETAAEVRRHDGRLLATVRIPYDRIVEVETVLGQQPAGPTDAAR